The following are from one region of the Vibrio hyugaensis genome:
- the kdsB gene encoding 3-deoxy-manno-octulosonate cytidylyltransferase, which yields MSFTVVIPARYASSRLPGKPLADIGGKPMIQWVYEQALQAGAEDVIIATDDERVSAAAEQFGGKVCMTSPNHESGTERLAEVVEKMAIPADHIVVNVQGDEPLIPPSIIRQVADNLAGCDAPMATLAVEIESEEEVFNPNAVKVVADERGYAMYFSRATIPWDRDNFAKQDKTFVNPLMRHIGIYAYRAGFINTYVNWQPSALEQIECLEQLRVLWYGEKIHVAVAKEAPAAGVDTQADLEAVRTIIAKQA from the coding sequence ATGTCTTTTACGGTTGTCATTCCTGCGCGTTACGCGTCAAGCCGTTTACCGGGTAAACCGTTGGCAGATATTGGCGGCAAGCCAATGATCCAATGGGTTTACGAACAAGCGTTACAAGCGGGTGCTGAAGACGTGATTATTGCGACTGACGATGAGCGCGTATCGGCGGCTGCAGAACAGTTTGGTGGCAAGGTTTGTATGACCTCGCCAAACCATGAATCTGGCACTGAGCGACTAGCAGAAGTGGTAGAAAAAATGGCAATTCCTGCAGACCACATTGTGGTTAATGTTCAGGGTGATGAACCATTGATTCCTCCGTCTATTATTCGCCAAGTAGCTGACAACCTAGCAGGTTGCGATGCGCCAATGGCAACGCTTGCGGTTGAGATTGAATCGGAAGAAGAAGTCTTTAACCCGAATGCGGTAAAAGTGGTCGCGGACGAGCGTGGTTACGCTATGTACTTTAGTCGTGCGACGATCCCTTGGGATCGTGACAACTTTGCCAAGCAAGACAAAACCTTCGTAAATCCATTGATGCGTCACATTGGCATCTACGCTTACCGTGCTGGCTTCATCAATACTTATGTGAATTGGCAGCCAAGCGCACTTGAGCAAATCGAGTGTCTAGAGCAACTTCGCGTGCTTTGGTACGGTGAAAAGATTCATGTTGCGGTTGCAAAAGAAGCGCCAGCAGCAGGTGTCGATACGCAAGCCGACCTTGAAGCGGTAAGAACAATTATTGCAAAGCAAGCTTAA
- a CDS encoding Trm112 family protein, whose product MDHRLLEIVACPVCKGKLTYDKDNQELICKLDRLAYPIKEGIPVLLEPEARTMSMDEGR is encoded by the coding sequence ATGGATCACCGTCTGCTTGAGATTGTAGCTTGCCCTGTGTGCAAAGGTAAGCTGACGTACGATAAAGATAATCAAGAGTTGATCTGCAAATTAGATCGCCTTGCTTACCCAATCAAAGAGGGTATTCCTGTTCTCCTTGAACCAGAAGCAAGAACCATGAGCATGGACGAGGGACGCTAA
- the lpxK gene encoding tetraacyldisaccharide 4'-kinase yields MIEKIWFENHPLKYLLWPLLWPLSLLFGAISQSKRRQYQVGKKEAYKAPVPVVVVGNITAGGNGKTPVVVWLVEQLQLMGYKPGVVSRGYGAKAPQYPLVLDDNTPAKHCGDEPKLIHRRTGAPVAVDPIRANAVKALLETGVDIIITDDGLQHYALERDIEFVIVDGNRRFGNESLIPLGPLREGVERLSEVDFIITNGGKAHQDEMPMSLAPSKANNLKTKQQVDVSELKDLVAFAGIGHPPRFFNTLNAMNADVKVTKGFADHQDFDQQELDALAQQGANVIMTEKDAVKCDRYAQDNWWYLPVSAQFEQHDAERILNRIKEVKATYGSPSA; encoded by the coding sequence GTGATTGAAAAGATCTGGTTCGAAAACCATCCGCTTAAATACTTGCTATGGCCGCTTTTGTGGCCATTAAGCTTGTTGTTTGGTGCGATAAGCCAATCGAAACGCCGTCAATACCAAGTCGGCAAGAAAGAAGCCTACAAAGCACCTGTGCCTGTTGTGGTCGTTGGTAACATTACCGCTGGTGGCAATGGTAAAACGCCAGTGGTAGTGTGGCTGGTAGAGCAATTGCAACTAATGGGTTATAAACCCGGAGTGGTATCGCGTGGTTACGGCGCAAAAGCACCTCAGTATCCGCTTGTTCTTGATGATAATACACCAGCGAAACACTGTGGTGATGAGCCTAAGCTAATTCATCGTCGTACTGGTGCGCCAGTAGCTGTAGACCCAATTCGTGCTAATGCGGTGAAAGCATTGCTTGAAACTGGCGTTGACATCATTATTACTGACGATGGTCTTCAGCATTACGCCTTAGAGCGAGATATTGAGTTTGTTATCGTTGATGGCAATCGTCGCTTTGGTAATGAAAGCCTTATTCCACTTGGTCCGCTACGTGAAGGGGTAGAGCGTCTTTCTGAAGTCGACTTTATCATCACTAACGGTGGAAAAGCGCATCAAGATGAAATGCCAATGTCTTTAGCGCCGTCTAAAGCGAACAATTTGAAGACGAAGCAGCAAGTGGATGTGAGTGAGTTGAAAGACTTAGTCGCATTTGCAGGTATAGGGCATCCACCTCGTTTTTTTAATACACTTAACGCAATGAATGCGGATGTCAAAGTCACGAAAGGGTTTGCCGATCATCAGGACTTTGACCAACAAGAATTAGATGCATTGGCTCAACAAGGAGCGAATGTGATTATGACAGAAAAAGATGCCGTTAAATGCGACCGCTATGCGCAAGACAATTGGTGGTATCTTCCTGTTTCTGCTCAGTTTGAACAACATGATGCAGAACGAATTTTAAATCGAATAAAAGAGGTTAAAGCGACTTATGGATCACCGTCTGCTTGA
- the msbA gene encoding lipid A ABC transporter ATP-binding protein/permease MsbA yields the protein MSINTDETTWQTFKRLWQFIRLYKAGLIVAVIALVVNAVSDTYMISLLKPLLDEGFGNAESDFLRTLPLIVFAMMFIRGVSGFVSTYCLSWVSGNVVMQIRRMVFNHFMHMPVSYFDKEKTGNLLSRITYDSEQVSAATSSALVSIVREGASIIGLLVLMFYNSWQLSLVLFAVAPVVAWGISIVSKRFRKISRNMQTMMGNVTASAEQMLKGHKVVLSYGGQDIEGKRFEKVSNQMRQQSMKLVTAQAAANPIIQMIASIAIVVVLYLASIDSIKEQLTPGTFTVVFSAMFGLMRPLKALTNVTSQFQRGMAASQTLFALIDLETEKNEGKFKVERAQGDVTVKDVSFTYEGAEKPALENVSFDIPKGKTVALVGRSGSGKSTIANLFNRFYDVSSGSITLDGHDIRDYELKNLREQFALVSQNVHLFNDTIANNIAYATEEQYTREDIERAAKLAHAMEFISKMDGGLDATIGENGASLSGGQRQRVAIARALLRDAPVLILDEATSALDTESERAIQSALDELQKDKTVLVIAHRLSTIENADEILVVDEGAIVERGNHVELIAKDGAYAQLHRIQFGA from the coding sequence ATGTCGATAAATACTGATGAAACGACCTGGCAGACGTTTAAGCGTCTATGGCAATTTATTCGCCTTTATAAGGCAGGTTTGATCGTTGCCGTCATTGCATTAGTTGTTAATGCTGTTTCAGATACCTATATGATTTCTTTGCTAAAGCCGCTTCTTGATGAAGGTTTTGGCAATGCAGAATCGGATTTTCTACGCACGCTTCCGCTGATCGTTTTTGCCATGATGTTTATTCGTGGCGTGAGTGGATTTGTATCTACCTACTGTTTGAGCTGGGTTTCCGGCAACGTAGTGATGCAAATTCGCCGAATGGTGTTCAACCACTTTATGCATATGCCTGTTTCTTACTTTGATAAAGAAAAAACGGGTAATTTGCTGTCTCGTATCACTTACGATTCAGAGCAAGTTTCTGCAGCTACCAGCTCTGCGCTTGTGAGCATTGTACGTGAAGGCGCGAGTATCATCGGTCTTCTTGTTCTGATGTTCTACAACAGCTGGCAGTTGTCGCTGGTTCTATTTGCCGTTGCACCAGTGGTTGCTTGGGGTATTAGTATCGTTTCCAAACGATTCAGAAAGATATCTAGAAACATGCAGACGATGATGGGTAATGTGACAGCATCTGCTGAACAAATGCTGAAAGGTCATAAAGTTGTACTAAGTTACGGTGGTCAAGACATCGAAGGCAAACGCTTCGAGAAAGTCAGCAACCAAATGCGTCAACAGAGTATGAAGTTGGTCACCGCTCAAGCAGCAGCTAACCCGATTATTCAGATGATCGCATCCATTGCGATTGTTGTGGTGCTTTACCTTGCAAGTATCGATTCGATCAAAGAGCAATTGACTCCAGGTACCTTTACCGTTGTCTTTTCTGCGATGTTTGGTTTGATGCGTCCTCTTAAAGCGCTCACCAACGTAACGTCACAGTTCCAACGCGGTATGGCGGCGAGCCAAACGCTGTTTGCTTTGATTGATCTCGAAACAGAGAAGAATGAAGGTAAATTCAAAGTAGAACGTGCGCAAGGCGATGTAACTGTTAAAGATGTCAGCTTCACTTATGAAGGTGCAGAGAAACCAGCGCTTGAGAATGTCAGTTTTGACATTCCAAAAGGTAAGACGGTTGCTCTCGTTGGGCGTTCAGGTTCGGGTAAGAGTACCATAGCTAACTTGTTCAACCGTTTCTACGACGTAAGCAGCGGTTCAATTACGCTTGATGGTCATGACATTCGTGATTATGAGCTTAAGAATCTTCGTGAGCAGTTTGCGCTTGTTTCGCAAAACGTACATTTGTTCAATGACACGATTGCAAACAACATTGCTTACGCGACAGAAGAACAATACACACGTGAAGACATTGAGCGTGCAGCCAAACTGGCTCATGCGATGGAATTCATTAGCAAGATGGATGGTGGCCTAGACGCTACGATCGGCGAGAATGGTGCAAGCCTGTCGGGTGGTCAACGTCAGCGTGTGGCGATTGCTCGTGCTCTACTGCGTGATGCGCCTGTTCTTATCCTTGATGAGGCCACATCGGCCTTGGATACGGAATCTGAACGTGCAATTCAATCTGCTCTAGATGAACTACAAAAAGACAAGACGGTACTGGTTATCGCTCACCGCCTATCGACTATCGAAAACGCCGATGAAATCCTAGTTGTGGATGAAGGTGCTATTGTAGAGCGTGGGAATCATGTCGAGTTGATTGCGAAAGATGGCGCTTACGCTCAGCTTCATCGAATTCAATTTGGTGCCTAA
- a CDS encoding DNA internalization-related competence protein ComEC/Rec2 translates to MTLLEKSWTLALFVASVISSAWWPTMPDWRWLLLGIIAIGSIIKLRRGLISIGVISGCMVVIVHGNVMEHQRQALFQAGVNITIIGKVDSPFTQISHGYEGIAVVNGVNSQNLLPFLKPKIRLITPFPLPVNSDFTTQVSLKPILGLRNEAGFDSEQQAFGQGIVARATSSRNAKWQIRSSYSARQQIIQSVSGSISRLKHYQLINALAFSDRSLLTHQDWQQLRDSGLLHLVSISGLHIGMAFSFGIFAGVALRYVFFNLQLLPPVIGIITAFLYAWLADFSLPTIRAFSVCVIYVSLKFWLVYWSAWRVLLLAVAIQLCIEPFASLSLSFWLSYLSVAAVLLAVNAVQSHKGDWKDKLILLLKVQLVLTLLIVPISGYFFSGTSLASIIYNLVFIPWFGMIVVPLMFLALMFSLCSYFISAWFWQGMDWALWPLSWSLPFAIGSWQFLSLKATLLVGVVSACLLLGRFFRSNGLHLLLLVTICVVFFHDSTRDRWRVDVLDVGHGLAVLIEKGGKVLLYDTGKGWGSGSIAEQVIAPTLHRRGYGSIDGFIISHADSDHAGGRQYIESAFNPTNKFSSQNYTGYRACVAGEYWSWQSLNIEVLWPPKLVQRAYNPHSCVIRMVDSQSGFRLLLTGDIEAISEWILMREPEKLESDVMLVPHHGSKSSSNPKFVQAVSPKLAITSLAKSNQWGMPADNVKLAYQAANSQWLDTGSHGQVTVFIDRDNWHFETKRSETFDPWYRQMLRKGVE, encoded by the coding sequence ATGACTCTCTTAGAAAAAAGTTGGACCTTGGCATTATTTGTCGCGAGCGTTATTTCGTCTGCATGGTGGCCGACGATGCCAGATTGGCGATGGTTGCTGCTGGGAATAATTGCCATTGGCTCAATAATCAAATTACGTCGAGGCTTAATTAGCATAGGCGTAATTTCGGGCTGTATGGTTGTTATTGTCCACGGCAATGTTATGGAACATCAAAGACAAGCCCTGTTTCAAGCAGGGGTGAATATTACCATAATTGGTAAAGTTGACAGCCCTTTTACGCAAATAAGTCACGGATATGAAGGAATTGCGGTGGTTAACGGGGTGAATTCTCAAAACCTGTTACCTTTTCTTAAACCGAAAATCCGTCTGATAACCCCTTTCCCACTGCCTGTTAACAGTGACTTTACTACTCAAGTTTCACTTAAACCCATTCTAGGGTTGAGAAATGAAGCGGGTTTTGATTCTGAGCAACAAGCCTTTGGGCAGGGAATTGTTGCAAGAGCCACGTCCTCACGTAATGCCAAGTGGCAGATTCGTTCTTCTTACTCTGCTCGTCAGCAAATCATTCAGTCGGTTTCTGGAAGCATCTCGCGCCTCAAACATTATCAACTCATCAATGCGCTCGCCTTTAGTGACCGCTCACTTTTAACGCATCAAGATTGGCAGCAGCTACGGGATAGTGGGTTATTGCACCTTGTCTCTATTTCCGGTTTGCATATTGGGATGGCATTCAGTTTTGGTATTTTCGCCGGGGTTGCGCTTCGGTATGTTTTTTTCAATCTCCAGCTGTTACCACCTGTCATTGGGATTATCACTGCGTTTTTGTACGCTTGGCTTGCAGATTTTTCTTTGCCGACGATAAGAGCTTTTTCTGTCTGTGTTATTTATGTGTCATTAAAGTTTTGGCTGGTGTATTGGAGCGCTTGGCGTGTACTGCTGTTAGCAGTCGCTATTCAGCTTTGCATTGAACCTTTTGCTTCTCTCAGTCTGAGTTTTTGGTTGTCGTATCTCTCTGTTGCTGCGGTACTGCTTGCGGTGAATGCCGTTCAGAGCCACAAGGGGGATTGGAAGGACAAGTTGATCTTGTTGTTGAAAGTACAGTTAGTACTTACTTTGTTGATCGTGCCGATCAGCGGGTATTTCTTCTCTGGCACCAGTCTAGCCTCAATTATTTATAACCTAGTATTTATACCTTGGTTTGGGATGATTGTGGTTCCTCTGATGTTTCTTGCGCTCATGTTTTCGCTTTGCTCTTATTTCATTTCGGCGTGGTTTTGGCAAGGCATGGACTGGGCGTTATGGCCATTGAGTTGGTCTTTACCCTTTGCCATAGGGAGTTGGCAGTTTCTCAGTTTAAAAGCAACGCTTCTTGTTGGTGTGGTAAGTGCTTGTCTTTTACTTGGTCGCTTTTTTCGATCTAACGGACTGCATTTATTACTTTTGGTCACGATTTGTGTGGTGTTCTTTCATGATTCCACTAGAGACCGATGGCGAGTGGATGTTCTCGATGTCGGGCATGGGCTTGCAGTGTTAATCGAAAAAGGCGGCAAGGTATTGCTTTATGACACAGGGAAAGGATGGGGGAGCGGTAGCATTGCTGAGCAGGTTATCGCCCCGACTTTGCATCGTCGAGGTTACGGTTCCATCGATGGGTTCATCATTAGCCATGCGGACTCTGACCATGCAGGAGGTCGTCAATACATCGAAAGTGCTTTCAATCCGACCAATAAGTTCAGCAGCCAGAATTACACTGGCTATAGAGCGTGCGTTGCAGGGGAATACTGGTCGTGGCAATCCTTGAATATTGAAGTGTTGTGGCCACCGAAGTTGGTTCAGCGTGCCTACAATCCCCACTCTTGTGTGATTAGGATGGTCGATTCTCAATCTGGTTTCCGTCTGCTGCTGACGGGAGATATTGAAGCCATAAGTGAATGGATACTCATGCGCGAGCCTGAGAAGCTAGAAAGTGATGTGATGTTGGTTCCTCACCATGGCAGCAAGAGTTCTTCGAACCCCAAATTTGTTCAAGCGGTTTCTCCCAAATTAGCCATTACTTCTCTCGCGAAAAGTAATCAATGGGGGATGCCAGCTGACAATGTGAAACTTGCTTACCAAGCTGCTAACTCGCAGTGGCTAGATACGGGGAGTCATGGGCAAGTGACCGTGTTTATTGATCGAGATAATTGGCATTTTGAAACCAAACGCAGTGAGACATTTGATCCTTGGTATAGGCAGATGCTGCGTAAGGGAGTAGAATAA
- a CDS encoding DUF2062 domain-containing protein: MPRKLIKRFMPDHEMIKRQKALKVFGNVLYNPNLWCLNRRSASGAFAVGLFMAFVPLPSQMIMAAGLAIMLGVNLPLSVALVWISNPITMPVLFYFAYKLGALVMHVPPQPFHFELSWEFIMHQMNTIGPPFLLGCAICGVVSAIIGYFGIRGLWRYSVVRSWQKRKIR, from the coding sequence ATGCCTAGAAAGCTGATAAAACGCTTCATGCCAGATCATGAAATGATCAAACGCCAAAAAGCACTAAAGGTCTTCGGCAACGTGTTATACAACCCAAACTTGTGGTGTTTAAACCGTCGCTCTGCATCTGGTGCTTTTGCTGTTGGCTTATTTATGGCGTTTGTTCCGCTTCCGAGTCAGATGATCATGGCCGCAGGTCTTGCCATCATGCTTGGCGTTAACTTACCGCTTTCTGTTGCATTGGTATGGATCAGTAACCCTATCACGATGCCAGTGCTGTTCTACTTTGCGTACAAACTTGGCGCTTTGGTTATGCACGTTCCTCCACAGCCATTCCATTTTGAGTTGTCGTGGGAATTCATCATGCATCAAATGAACACTATTGGACCACCGTTCCTACTAGGCTGCGCAATATGCGGCGTTGTATCAGCCATCATTGGCTATTTTGGTATTCGGGGGCTTTGGCGTTACTCAGTCGTGAGAAGCTGGCAAAAACGTAAGATAAGATAA
- the lolE gene encoding lipoprotein-releasing ABC transporter permease subunit LolE, with translation MFSSLALMIGGRFSRAKKRNKMVSFISLSSTIGIAVGVAVIIIGLSAMNGFERELQSRVLSVIPHGELEGVNGPLHNYTKTMNQALSHEHVVAAAPYVRFTGLAEKGSKLKAVEVRGVDPAFEQAVSSMSDFIDPQAWQNFYAGQQQVILGRGVANELNVEVGDYVTLMIPQTGSTNKVQAPKRVRVKVSGFLTLNGQIDHSLALVPLKDAQAYARLGDGVTGISLKTDDVLNAPSIVREVGSLIDVYVYLKSWQQQFGFLYRDIQLVRTIMYLVMVLVIGVASFNIVSTLMMAVKDRAAEIAILRTMGAKDGLIKRIFVWQGVFSGVFGSIAGSIVGVFVALNLTPIIKALESLIGHQFLSGDIYFVDFLPSQLHWPDVALVSGTAIMLSLLATWYPASRAAKLNPAVVLSSK, from the coding sequence TTGTTTTCATCTCTAGCACTGATGATCGGTGGCCGATTCAGTCGCGCTAAAAAGCGTAACAAAATGGTGTCGTTCATTTCGCTTTCTTCCACGATTGGTATTGCGGTTGGCGTTGCGGTGATCATTATTGGTCTTTCAGCAATGAATGGTTTTGAACGCGAGCTGCAATCGCGCGTGTTATCAGTTATTCCGCATGGTGAGTTAGAAGGGGTCAATGGACCACTGCACAATTACACCAAAACCATGAATCAGGCATTGAGTCATGAACATGTTGTCGCGGCAGCGCCTTATGTTCGCTTTACTGGTTTGGCGGAAAAAGGCAGCAAGCTTAAAGCCGTTGAAGTACGAGGTGTCGATCCGGCTTTCGAGCAGGCCGTATCAAGCATGTCTGATTTTATTGATCCCCAAGCATGGCAGAATTTTTATGCTGGTCAGCAGCAAGTCATTTTGGGGCGTGGAGTTGCCAACGAATTAAATGTTGAGGTTGGTGACTACGTTACGTTAATGATTCCGCAAACGGGAAGCACCAACAAAGTTCAAGCACCAAAACGTGTGCGAGTCAAAGTCTCAGGTTTTTTAACGCTTAACGGTCAGATCGATCATTCACTCGCTCTGGTTCCATTAAAAGATGCACAGGCGTATGCGCGTTTAGGTGATGGTGTTACAGGGATTTCATTGAAGACAGATGATGTACTTAACGCACCTTCGATCGTGCGTGAAGTCGGTAGTCTGATTGATGTGTATGTCTACCTCAAGAGCTGGCAACAACAATTTGGTTTCTTGTATCGCGACATCCAACTGGTTCGCACCATTATGTACTTGGTGATGGTTCTGGTGATTGGTGTAGCAAGCTTCAACATCGTTTCTACATTGATGATGGCCGTAAAAGATCGCGCTGCAGAAATTGCGATATTGCGCACCATGGGCGCAAAAGATGGGCTAATTAAACGCATCTTTGTATGGCAAGGTGTGTTCTCGGGCGTATTCGGAAGTATTGCAGGCAGTATTGTTGGTGTGTTTGTCGCGCTAAACCTAACCCCCATCATTAAAGCGTTAGAGAGTTTAATCGGACATCAGTTCTTATCGGGTGACATCTACTTTGTTGACTTCTTACCTTCCCAGTTGCATTGGCCAGATGTGGCTTTGGTTTCGGGAACGGCAATCATGTTGAGCTTGTTAGCAACTTGGTACCCGGCTTCTCGCGCAGCGAAGCTCAATCCTGCTGTGGTATTGAGTTCCAAGTAA
- the lolD gene encoding lipoprotein-releasing ABC transporter ATP-binding protein LolD, which translates to MNKLLECRDIRKVYREGSLDTEVLKGVSFDIDKGELVSIVGSSGSGKSTLLHILGALDDASQGEVDFLGQDLSALSSNKQAALRNKHLGFVYQFHHLLADFTAVENVAMPLLIGGTKVSEAKEAAQALLEKVGLGHRMDHRPSELSGGERQRVAIARALVNKPDLVLADEPTGNLDHNTALAIYDLMRELNQESNIAFLVVTHDNELAAKMDRQMHMQDGLLVDRFTTEASVAEG; encoded by the coding sequence ATGAATAAGCTATTAGAATGTCGTGATATTCGTAAAGTCTACCGAGAGGGATCGTTAGATACAGAAGTGTTGAAAGGTGTGAGCTTTGATATTGATAAAGGTGAGTTAGTGTCAATTGTTGGCTCATCTGGCTCAGGGAAAAGTACTTTACTGCACATCCTTGGTGCGTTGGACGACGCATCACAAGGTGAGGTCGACTTTCTCGGCCAAGACCTATCTGCATTGAGTTCAAATAAACAAGCTGCGTTGCGTAACAAACACCTTGGTTTTGTGTATCAATTCCATCATTTGTTGGCGGATTTTACGGCAGTAGAGAATGTGGCAATGCCCCTGCTGATCGGTGGAACGAAAGTATCGGAAGCGAAAGAAGCTGCTCAAGCTCTACTAGAAAAGGTGGGGTTAGGTCATCGCATGGATCATCGTCCGTCCGAACTTTCTGGTGGTGAGCGTCAGCGTGTAGCCATTGCACGAGCTTTGGTGAACAAGCCTGATCTGGTATTGGCGGATGAGCCAACGGGTAACTTAGACCACAACACTGCCTTGGCGATTTACGATTTGATGCGTGAATTAAACCAAGAGTCGAACATTGCTTTTTTAGTGGTTACCCACGATAACGAGTTAGCCGCGAAAATGGATCGCCAAATGCACATGCAGGATGGCTTATTAGTGGATCGTTTTACCACTGAAGCTTCGGTAGCGGAGGGCTAA
- the lolC gene encoding lipoprotein-releasing ABC transporter permease subunit LolC, protein MYHPISLFIGLRYLRGRSGDRFSRFVSYMSTAGITIGVMALVTVLSVMNGFEAQLKERILGVLPHAVISQHDGKTPMTATAPEFIQNMSTTAKPEPIVRGEAVIQSSAQLTAGYLIGIEPKQGDPISNHLIAGRLSSLKAGEYKVFLGHSLARSLKVSMGDKVRLMVTNASQFTPLGRIPSQRNFTVAGLFNTGSDVDGQLMIVNMTDAAKLMRLPKETVSGWRVFFSDPFMVTEFADKPMPEGWQWSDWRAQRGELFQAVKMEKNMMGLMLGLIVGVAAFNIISALIMVVMEKQSEVAILKTQGMKQSQVMAIFMVQGASSGVIGAIVGGVVGVALSLNLNAILEAAGVALFSFGGHLPIVIDSFQILLVVVLAIALSLAATVYPSYRASSVKPAEALRYE, encoded by the coding sequence ATGTATCATCCTATCTCTTTGTTTATTGGCTTGAGATATCTTCGGGGTCGTTCCGGAGATAGGTTCAGTCGATTCGTGTCTTATATGTCGACCGCGGGCATTACAATCGGTGTGATGGCGCTTGTGACTGTACTCTCTGTCATGAACGGTTTTGAAGCGCAACTAAAAGAGCGCATTTTAGGTGTGTTGCCTCACGCCGTAATTTCACAACATGATGGCAAAACGCCCATGACAGCGACGGCGCCTGAATTTATCCAGAATATGTCTACGACGGCAAAGCCTGAACCGATCGTTCGTGGAGAAGCGGTTATTCAAAGTTCTGCACAATTGACCGCGGGCTACTTGATTGGGATTGAACCAAAACAAGGCGACCCTATTTCAAACCATTTAATCGCAGGTCGATTGTCTTCTTTAAAAGCGGGTGAGTACAAGGTTTTCTTAGGACACAGCTTGGCGCGATCGTTAAAAGTCTCAATGGGCGATAAAGTGCGTTTAATGGTAACGAATGCTTCACAATTTACTCCGTTAGGGCGTATTCCTAGTCAGCGTAACTTTACCGTTGCGGGGTTGTTTAATACCGGCTCGGACGTTGATGGACAATTGATGATTGTGAACATGACGGATGCGGCAAAATTGATGCGCTTACCTAAAGAGACGGTCTCTGGTTGGCGTGTCTTTTTCTCCGACCCGTTTATGGTGACTGAGTTTGCAGATAAACCTATGCCTGAAGGTTGGCAGTGGAGTGACTGGCGTGCACAACGCGGTGAGCTTTTCCAAGCGGTTAAAATGGAAAAGAACATGATGGGCTTGATGCTCGGTTTAATTGTTGGTGTTGCCGCGTTTAACATCATTTCTGCTTTGATCATGGTGGTGATGGAGAAGCAATCTGAAGTCGCAATTCTCAAAACCCAGGGGATGAAGCAATCTCAGGTGATGGCTATTTTTATGGTTCAAGGTGCCAGCAGTGGTGTAATTGGCGCGATTGTTGGTGGAGTGGTAGGCGTGGCTTTGTCGCTTAACCTCAATGCTATTCTGGAAGCGGCAGGTGTGGCGCTATTTAGCTTTGGTGGCCATCTGCCAATTGTTATCGATTCATTCCAAATTTTATTAGTGGTAGTGCTGGCGATTGCTCTGAGTCTTGCTGCAACTGTATATCCATCTTATCGAGCATCTTCTGTTAAACCTGCTGAGGCACTTCGCTATGAATAA
- a CDS encoding PilZ domain-containing protein codes for MTEQEYFTVHHNLTLNVETLGADFVLPDEETFVSEIPAPFIVASEFSHLDMQADNARLELQTKELKHVISLLDTQNSKLNLLLSFMLSQQDDATLRFQTTQFGASQLSYRSETEIESQQLVRVKLFLDHPAAAIYCYAQVVACEPFDRGFITTLKYKLLREADQDLLIKAALYQQQKLLRQRSLERDNK; via the coding sequence ATGACAGAACAAGAATACTTCACAGTACACCACAACCTCACTCTTAATGTCGAAACATTAGGAGCGGACTTCGTTCTGCCCGATGAGGAAACCTTTGTCTCGGAAATTCCAGCGCCTTTTATTGTCGCAAGCGAATTTAGTCATTTAGATATGCAGGCAGATAATGCTCGCCTTGAACTACAAACTAAAGAGCTGAAACACGTCATCAGCCTATTGGATACACAGAATTCAAAGCTCAACCTTTTACTTAGTTTCATGCTCTCTCAACAAGACGATGCAACACTTCGCTTTCAAACCACTCAGTTTGGAGCAAGCCAGCTCAGCTATCGCTCAGAAACTGAAATTGAGTCTCAACAATTAGTGCGAGTAAAACTGTTCTTAGATCACCCTGCGGCAGCCATTTACTGCTACGCTCAGGTAGTAGCATGCGAGCCTTTTGACCGTGGTTTCATCACCACTCTGAAGTACAAGTTGCTCAGAGAAGCCGACCAAGATTTATTGATCAAAGCCGCTTTGTACCAACAACAAAAACTACTGCGTCAGCGTTCACTAGAGCGAGATAACAAATAA